The proteins below are encoded in one region of Brassica napus cultivar Da-Ae chromosome A6, Da-Ae, whole genome shotgun sequence:
- the LOC106348250 gene encoding protein DOWNY MILDEW RESISTANCE 6, with protein MAAKLISTGFRHTTLPENYVRPLSNRPCLSDVSPLEDFPIIDLSSTERSRLVQQIHQACSRFGFFQVINHRVSKETIDGMVSVANEFFSMSMEEKMKLYSDDPTKTTRLSTSFNVKKEEVNNWRDYLRLHCYPISKYVHEWPSKPPSFKEVVSRYSTEVRELGFTIEELISESLGLEKDHMRKVLGEQGQHMAVNYYPPCPEPELTYGLPAHTDPNALTILLQDATVCGLQILIDGQWFAVNPHPDAFVINIGDQFQALSNGVYKSVWHRAVTNTEKPRLSVASFLCPADCAVISPAKPLWEAEDDEAKPIYRDYTYAEYYKKFWSRNLDQEHCLENFLNH; from the exons ATGGCAGCAAAGCTAATATCCACCGGTTTTCGTCACACTACTTTGCCAGAAAACTATGTCCGGCCACTCTCCAACCGTCCATGTCTCTCCGACGTCTCTCCACTTGAAGATTTCCCTATCATTGATCTATCTTCCACAGAACGATCTCGGCTCGTCCAACAAATCCACCAAGCTTGCTCCCGATTTGGATTTTTTCAG GTCATAAATCACAGAGTGAGCAAAGAAACAATTGACGGAATGGTAAGTGTTGCTAACGAGTTCTTTAGCATGTCTATGGAGGAAAAAATGAAGTTGTACTCGGACGATCCAACGAAGACGACGAGATTATCAACGAGCTTCAATGTGAAAAAAGAAGAGGTCAACAATTGGAGAGACTATCTTAGACTACATTGTTATCCTATCAGCAAGTATGTCCATGAGTGGCCTTCAAAACCTCCTTCTTTCAA GGAAGTTGTGAGTAGATACAGTACAGAAGTAAGAGAACTAGGATTTACAATAGAGGAATTGATATCAGAGAGCCTGGGTTTAGAAAAAGATCACATGAGGAAAGTGCTTGGTGAACAAGGTCAACACATGGCAGTCAATTATTACCCTCCATGTCCTGAGCCTGAGCTCACTTATGGTTTACCTGCTCATACCGACCCAAATGCACTCACCATTCTTCTCCAAGATGCTACCGTTTGTGGTCTACAGATCTTGATCGACGGTCAGTGGTTCGCCGTTAATCCTCATCCTGATGCTTTTGTCATCAACATTGGTGACCAGTTCCAG GCATTGAGTAACGGAGTATACAAAAGTGTTTGGCATCGAGCAGTAACAAACACCGAAAAACCGAGACTATCGGTCGCATCATTTCTGTGCCCAGCTGACTGCGCTGTCATAAGCCCGGCAAAGCCCTTGTGGGAAGCCGAGGACGACGAGGCTAAGCCAATATACAGAGACTACACTTACGCAGAGTACTACAAGAAGTTTTGGAGTAGGAATCTGGACCAAGAACATTGCCTTGAGAACTTTCTAAACCACTAG